A genomic region of Geothrix edaphica contains the following coding sequences:
- a CDS encoding c-type cytochrome: MFPRITPRQVLAWAVLATLMPMSAPTLAAQEAEAQFRKSCMSCHTIGAGRKVGPDLKGLGQRRPHEWSSKFIQMPSAQLDGGDATAAALLREFNGTRMPDLGVTAAEAQALLKLIDDYSAGGRTLGTAAIARAATPADIRNGQQLFMGLTRFASGAPACMSCHSAQGLGGFGGGRLGPDLTGASGKLGVGLVPAIENPAFPTMQGVFQKTPLTAEEAFQVGSFIKSLAAQPPARTDMAFPVLGIVGLVSGMLLAGRLGRRRFRGLRRNLKPRA; this comes from the coding sequence GTGTTCCCCAGGATCACGCCACGACAGGTGCTCGCCTGGGCCGTCCTTGCGACCCTGATGCCGATGTCGGCCCCAACCCTGGCCGCCCAGGAGGCCGAGGCCCAGTTCCGCAAGAGCTGCATGAGCTGCCACACCATCGGGGCGGGCCGGAAGGTGGGTCCCGATCTCAAGGGCCTGGGTCAGCGCCGGCCCCATGAGTGGTCGTCCAAGTTCATCCAGATGCCCTCGGCCCAGCTGGACGGGGGCGATGCCACGGCCGCCGCCCTCCTCCGGGAGTTCAACGGCACACGCATGCCGGACCTGGGCGTGACCGCCGCCGAGGCCCAGGCCCTCCTCAAGCTCATCGATGACTACTCGGCCGGGGGGAGGACCCTCGGCACCGCGGCCATCGCCCGGGCGGCCACGCCCGCCGACATCCGGAACGGCCAGCAGCTCTTCATGGGCCTCACCCGCTTCGCCTCCGGCGCGCCCGCCTGCATGTCCTGCCACAGCGCGCAGGGCCTGGGCGGCTTCGGGGGCGGGCGCCTGGGCCCGGACCTCACGGGGGCTTCCGGGAAGCTGGGCGTGGGCCTGGTGCCGGCCATCGAGAACCCCGCCTTCCCCACCATGCAGGGCGTGTTCCAGAAGACGCCCCTCACGGCGGAGGAGGCCTTCCAGGTGGGCAGCTTCATCAAGAGCCTCGCCGCCCAGCCCCCGGCCCGCACGGACATGGCCTTCCCCGTCCTGGGCATCGTGGGCCTCGTCTCCGGCATGCTGCTGGCCGGCCGTCTGGGCCGTCGGCGCTTCCGGGGCCTGCGCCGCAACCTCAAGCCACGCGCCTGA
- a CDS encoding RrF2 family transcriptional regulator, protein MNHPQPGCPHPRSLFHAPTRYALQALVRMPGDGTYRLARNLAAELDLPGPFLAKILQILAHADILESLRGPTGGFRLTRPPERITLREVVVAMEGPEPFEDCLLGHAAVGEDCHCPIRPAWDVLQTLLTTTLARTSLRDLQVAQAAPDRPEDPDLSVAAPV, encoded by the coding sequence ATGAACCATCCCCAGCCCGGCTGCCCCCACCCCCGCAGCCTCTTCCACGCCCCCACGCGTTACGCGCTGCAGGCCCTCGTGCGGATGCCCGGGGATGGGACCTACCGGCTGGCCCGGAACCTGGCCGCCGAGCTGGACCTGCCCGGCCCCTTCCTGGCCAAGATCCTGCAGATCCTGGCCCACGCGGACATCCTCGAGTCCCTGCGCGGTCCCACCGGGGGGTTCCGCCTGACGCGGCCCCCCGAGCGCATCACTCTGCGGGAGGTCGTGGTGGCCATGGAGGGCCCCGAGCCGTTCGAGGACTGCCTGCTGGGCCATGCCGCGGTGGGCGAGGACTGCCATTGCCCCATCCGGCCCGCCTGGGACGTCCTCCAGACCCTCCTCACCACGACCCTGGCTCGGACCTCCCTCCGCGACCTTCAGGTGGCTCAGGCCGCTCCGGATCGGCCGGAGGACCCGGACCTCTCGGTGGCCGCCCCCGTATAG
- a CDS encoding MFS transporter, producing MSERSRAATALAMSTLAFTLCFAVWTLNGVLVTFLVENGLFRWDTAQIGWLIGIPVLTGSVMRLPVGLLTDRFGGRKVYTILLLLAALPTWLLGSVQSYQGFLLASLGFGLSGAAFAVGIAYSSVWFSKAHQGTALGIFGAGNAGSALTSMGAPFLLKKLTAGGANLEAWRMLPKLYAAVLLIMAVVFFLTTHEKKAEGAKGKTFVQMLSPLRHLRVWRFGLYYFLVFGCFVALAQWLIPYYVGVYGMSLAMAGLLASLFSLPSGLIRAAGGWMSDRFGARAVMYWTFGLSIFACAALMVPRMSIESPGPSVLAQVGGIVTEVAPGRIVVGDTTYAFRMKGAEPEVQNERLLVLPQSRFWQTPAVKVGDRVKKKQLLASGTTHVFFQANVWIFTFLVFVVGIVWGIGKAAVYRYIPDYFPDEVGVVGGIVGVIGGLGGFVGPILFGYLLKATGLWTTMWLFLTVLSVICLVWLHTVVRRLTREQNETLFTRFEHPKPAPVPALAPGLAGADAEPA from the coding sequence ATGTCGGAACGATCCCGAGCCGCCACCGCCCTGGCCATGAGCACCCTGGCCTTCACCCTCTGTTTCGCCGTGTGGACGCTGAACGGCGTCCTGGTCACCTTCCTGGTGGAGAACGGCCTCTTCCGCTGGGACACGGCCCAGATCGGCTGGCTCATCGGCATCCCCGTGCTCACCGGCTCGGTGATGCGCCTGCCCGTGGGCCTGCTCACGGACCGCTTCGGCGGCCGGAAGGTCTACACCATCCTGCTCCTGCTGGCGGCCCTGCCCACCTGGCTGCTGGGCAGCGTCCAGAGCTACCAGGGCTTCCTCCTGGCTTCGCTGGGCTTCGGGCTGTCGGGCGCAGCCTTTGCCGTGGGCATCGCGTACTCCAGCGTATGGTTCAGCAAGGCGCACCAGGGCACGGCGCTCGGCATCTTCGGCGCGGGCAACGCGGGCTCGGCCCTCACCAGCATGGGCGCGCCCTTCCTCCTGAAGAAGCTCACGGCGGGCGGCGCGAACCTGGAGGCCTGGCGCATGCTGCCGAAGCTCTATGCCGCCGTCCTTTTGATCATGGCTGTCGTGTTCTTCCTCACCACCCATGAGAAGAAGGCGGAGGGCGCGAAGGGCAAGACCTTCGTCCAGATGCTCTCGCCCCTGCGCCACCTGCGGGTGTGGCGCTTCGGCCTCTACTACTTCCTGGTCTTCGGCTGCTTCGTGGCCCTGGCCCAGTGGCTGATCCCCTACTACGTGGGCGTCTACGGCATGAGCCTCGCCATGGCCGGCCTCCTGGCCTCCCTCTTCAGCCTGCCCTCGGGCCTCATCCGCGCCGCGGGGGGCTGGATGTCGGACCGCTTCGGCGCCCGGGCGGTGATGTACTGGACCTTCGGGCTCAGCATCTTCGCGTGCGCGGCCCTCATGGTGCCGCGCATGTCCATCGAGAGCCCGGGGCCCTCGGTGCTGGCCCAGGTGGGCGGCATCGTGACCGAGGTGGCCCCCGGCCGCATCGTGGTGGGGGACACCACCTATGCCTTCCGGATGAAGGGGGCGGAACCGGAGGTGCAGAACGAGCGCCTGCTGGTGCTGCCCCAGAGCCGCTTCTGGCAGACGCCCGCGGTCAAGGTGGGCGACCGCGTGAAGAAGAAGCAGCTGCTGGCTTCGGGCACCACCCATGTGTTCTTCCAGGCCAATGTGTGGATCTTCACCTTCCTGGTCTTCGTGGTGGGCATCGTGTGGGGCATCGGGAAGGCGGCGGTCTACCGCTACATCCCCGACTACTTCCCGGACGAGGTCGGCGTGGTGGGCGGCATCGTGGGCGTCATCGGCGGCCTCGGCGGCTTCGTGGGGCCCATCCTCTTCGGCTACCTGCTCAAGGCCACGGGCCTGTGGACCACCATGTGGCTGTTCCTCACGGTCCTGTCCGTCATCTGCCTGGTCTGGCTGCACACGGTGGTGCGGCGCCTCACCCGCGAGCAGAATGAGACCCTCTTCACCCGCTTCGAGCACCCCAAGCCCGCACCCGTCCCTGCCCTTGCCCCCGGCCTTGCCGGCGCCGACGCCGAACCCGCCTGA